In one Drosophila pseudoobscura strain MV-25-SWS-2005 chromosome X, UCI_Dpse_MV25, whole genome shotgun sequence genomic region, the following are encoded:
- the Est-Q gene encoding esterase B1 isoform X2 — MRSRGVYVMLTFCGLVSAALAAWLLVSLVGAQVGAEESTAVVTVELANGQGKVLGNFDVTAFTDQRFMQFRGIPFAESPAGDLRFRPPVPRSSWSPHTASALHFAQRCPVITHMDGQTSDAKTEDCLNVSVYTKNLTAGQPVMFYIYGGGYYNGSAEDHPPHYLLEKDVVLVVPQYRVGALGWLSTFTEDMPGNAPIADILLALQWVQTHISLFGGDPQQVTIFGQSAGSGVASALLLSPRTEEHLFKRAIVQSGSIFARWAINSDPRAQATRICEKLLCSGCEQEDRLWVCLRNASVASILRATQAESFSPVVGDLLGILPQHPSELVKTYQRQIPLLTGFTEHDGSFILASG, encoded by the exons ATGCGTAGCCGCGGCGTATACGTGATGTTAACATTCTGCGGATTAGTGAGCGCTGCACTGGCCGCTTGGCTGCTGGTCTCCCTTGTGGGTGCACAAGTGGGGGCTGAAGAGTCCACAGCGGTGGTGACCGTTGAATTGGCCAACGGGCAGGGCAAGGTGCTGGGCAATTTCGATGTGACGGCTTTCACAGATCAGAGATTTATGCAATTCCGCGGCATTCCATTTGCAGAGTCACCGGCGGGGGATCTGCGCTTTCGG CCACCTGTTCCGCGTTCGAGCTGGTCGCCCCATACCGCCAGTGCCCTCCACTTTGCGCAACGCTGTCCCGTGATAACGCACATGGATGGCCAGACGTCCGATGCTAAGACGGAGGACTGTCTCAATGTTTCCGTGTACACCAAAAAT CTCACAGCCGGGCAGCCAGTGATGTTCTACATCTACGGCGGCGGCTACTACAACGGTTCTGCCGAGGATCATCCTCCCCACTATTTGCTGGAGAAGGATGTGGTCCTGGTAGTGCCTCAGTACCGAGTGGGAGCCCTGGGCTGGCTGAGCACCTTCACGGAGGATATGCCCGGCAATGCGCCCATTGCGGATATCCTATTGGCCCTCCAGTGGGTGCAGACACATATCTCTCTGTTCGGTGGGGATCCACAGCAGGTGACCATCTTTGGCCAGAGCGCTGGCTCTGGGGTGGCCAGTGCCCTGCTGTTGAGTCCCCGCACCGAAGAGCATCTCTTCAAGCGAGCCATTGTCCAGTCGGGTTCGATCTTCGCCCGGTGGGCCATCAATAGCGATCCCCGTGCCCAGGCCACACGTATCTGTGAGAAACTGCTTTGCTCCGGATGCGAACAGGAGGATCGGCTGTGGGTTTGTTTGCGCAACGCTTCGGTCGCGAGTATCCTAAGGGCCACCCAGGCAGAGTCGTTCTCTCCAGTTGTGGGCGATTTACTGGGAATCCTGCCCCAGCATCCCAGTGAGCTGGTGAAAACCTACCAGCGGCAGATTCCACTGCTCACTGGCTTCACGGAACACGATGGCTCCTTCATCCTGGCCAGTGGGTAG
- the Glg1 gene encoding Golgi apparatus protein 1 isoform X1 yields the protein MKHLLVVLLAAAVAAAGDSSRHRRVAIDVDNKNAGAKEMHSIIDLPDCQDLKKFCTHQKSTDNLSMLECALTFSSSQLEALPETCQHALWMQQRQLQLPTWIENTLLPTYCPEERAKLETCLNSVYMWNCLEEQRLQLSQSNTCQQHLRSAYNALGHDYTNVDEFYVACSSLVEHHKCGRLNVEHLPSLLSQLGTVQCLRSTAQKSTIEPTCMSAMNAIELQRGMLELFRICSEDLASLCSQEQSGTPGAYKCLVRHQSHPSMTANCASQISKRDQQMGRDYRVSHGLAKACKDDIKLYHCRRGVSEDKHVRLAQILLCLETVSKNGTKLAPSCLVELTDHRRMLMTDYQLSPELLSDCADDIPKFCPEEHKAQLVNGLSGTGGEIIHCLLEHVKARRPQRRVTAQCQRALETLIKVSDAGEDWRVDPVLRRACKPVVDVACKDVEGGEARVMTCLVERIGTPSMLPECEQALLIIEYFVARDFKLDPQLYKHCRDDAVKYCRAKRQWDDIQNVQMDPERGPMILPCLHRMAFSEDEQQTLRKDCFKEVKRVMRQRAMSMDLIPEVEDYCLNDLSLFCAECVEKGSEMECLQKNMDQLQPECKTVVVKYTEEEAAHVELNPVIMNVCGEAMQQHCSAILKSGKDNGDMMDCLIAHKNDADLRKDLRCRAAIEHFQIISLKNFHFTTKFKEACRPFVQRFCSSSITKNDVVGCLSEVMRNDTIKAQRHQIPKECRHQVKSQLYQQRESIQLDPKLANACKRELEEFCGDQKGPGQVNKNALECLIKKTPSLGKTCHHAIFMIKKSELGDSGTDYTLLNTCKEMIYKFCPSTDSAKLLDCLKTYKDDTQFDQRCHLVVVNRMIEQNTDFRFNPSLQSACGKNIDSYCSHIVASALLNEELNGKVIHCLKDKFRQSALDEPCAQEMIKILQEQALNYKLNPLLQVFCKSEIQELCKANMDADEHGQVAECLKTAFLQKQIINRQCQMEVATLIAEAKADIHVDPILETACTVDLLRYCSKVSSGNGRKLNCLRTLLKDTPNSLDTDCREKLQRRIEMFHNADDTLALPPEDMQQLVQQVVASPARKFFLVILMSVTGLIFLTGIFLGRATKRAMGLKNK from the exons ATGAAACACTTGCTAGTGGTGCTGTTGGCGgcggcagtagcagcagccgGCGATTCGTCCCGCCATCGCCGCGTCGCCATTGACGTGGACAATAAGAATGCGGGGGCCAAGGAAATGCACAGCATCATCGATTTGCCAGATTGCCAGGATTTGAAGAAATTCTGCACCCACCAGAAGTCCACCGACAATCTGTCCATGCTGGAGTGTGCCCTCACGTTCAGTTCCAGCCAACTGGAGGCTCTTCCCGAAACCTGCCAGCATGCACTTTGgatgcagcagcggcagctgcagcttccCACATGGATAGAAAACACACTACTGCCCACATACTGTCCAGAGGAGCGGGCAAAGCTCGAGACCTGCCTGAACTCTGTGTACATGTGGAACTGCCTGGAGGAGCAGCGCCTGCAGCTCTCGCAGAGCAACACGTGCCAGCAGCATCTCCGGAGTGCCTACAATGCCCTGGGCCACGACTACACCAACGTGGATGAGTTCTACGTGGCCTGCAGCAGCCTCGTGGAACACCACAAATGCGGCCGCCTGAATGTCGAGCACCTGCCGTCGCTTCTGTCCCAGCTTGGAACGGTGCAGTGCCTCCGGTCGACTGCTCAGAAGTCCACCATTGAGCCCACTTGCATGTCCGCCATGAATGCCATCGAACTGCAGCGCGGAATGCTCGAATTGTTCAGGATCTGCTCGGAGGACCTCGCTTCGCTCTGTTCACAG GAGCAATCCGGAACGCCCGGAGCGTACAAGTGCCTGGTGCGGCACCAGAGCCATCCATCGATGACGGCTAACTGCGCGTCTCAGATCTCAAAGCGGGATCAGCAGATGGGCCGCGACTACCGCGTCTCGCACGGCCTGGCCAAGGCCTGCAAGGATGACATCAAGCTGTATCACTGCCGCCGCGGTGTATCCGAAGATAAGCATGTGCGCCTGGCCCAGATTCTGCTTTGTCTGGAGACCGTATCGAAGAACGGCACCAAGCTCGCGCCTTCCTGCCTCGTGGAGCTGACCGACCACCGCCGCATGCTGATGACAGACTACCAGTTGTCGCCGGAGCTGCTGAGTGACTGTGCCGACGACATACCCAAGTTCTGCCCGGAAGAGCACAAGGCCCAGCTGGTGAATGGCCTGTCCGGCACTGGCGGAGAGATTATCCACTGCCTGCTGGAGCATGTGAAGGCCAGGCGGCCGCAGAGGCGCGTCACGGCCCAATGTCAGCGCGCATTGGAGACTTTGATCAAGGTCAGCGATGCCGGCGAGGATTGGCGTGTGGACCCCGTGCTGAGGCGTGCCTGCAAGCCGGTGGTGGACGTGGCCTGCAAGGACGTGGAGGGTGGAGAAGCCCGGGTCATGACATGCCTCGTCGAACGCATCGGCACTCCCTCGATGCTGCCGGAGTGCGAGCAGGCCCTTCTCATCATCGAATACTTTGTGGCGCGCGACTTTAAGCTGGATCCGCAGCTGTACAAGCACTGCCGCGACGATGCCGTCAAGTATTGCCGGGCCAAGCGGCAGTGGGACGATATACAGAATGTGCAAATGGATCCGGAGCGCGGCCCTATGATACTGCCCTGTCTGCATCGCATGGCCTTCAGCGAGGACGAGCAGCAGACGCTGCGGAAGGACTGCTTCAAGGAGGTCAAGCGGGTGATGCGCCAGCGAGCCATGTCCATGGACCTCATACCCGAGGTGGAGGACTATTGCCTGAACGATCTTTCGCTCTTCTGTGCGGAGTGCGTGGAGAAGGGCAGCGAAATGGAGTGCCTGCAGAAGAACATGGACCAGCTGCAGCCGGAGTGCAAAACGGTTGTGGTCAAATACACAGAGGAGGAAGCAGCTCATGTCGAACTGAATCCCGTCATAATGAACGTCTGCGGCGAGGCCATGCAGCAGCACTGCTCGGCCATTCTCAAGAGTGGCAAGGATAATG GCGACATGATGGACTGCCTTATAGCGCACAAAAACGACGCCGATCTGCGCAAAGATCTGCGCTGCCGCGCCGCCATCGAACACTTTCAGATAATCTCGCTGAAGAACTTTCATTTCACGACCAAATTCAAGGAGGCCTGCCGTCCATTTGTTCAGCgcttctgctcctccagcaTCACCAAGAACGATGTGGTCGGCTGCCTCAGTGAGGTGATGCGCAACGATACAATCAAGGCGCAGCGCCACCAGATACCCAAGGAGTGCCGCCATCAGGTGAAGTCGCAGCTGTATCAGCAGAGGGAGAGCATCCAGCTGGATCCGAAGCTAGCGAATGCCTGCAAACGGGAACTGGAAGAGTTCTGTGGGGACCAAAAGGGTCCCGGTCAGGTGAATAAAAAT GCCTTGGAGTGCCTTATCAAGAAGACCCCCAGCTTGGGCAAGACCTGCCATCACGCCATATTCATGATCAAGAAATCAGAGCTGGGCGACAGCGGCACCGACTACACGCTCCTCAACACGTGCAAGGAAATGATCTACAAGTTCTGCCCGAGCACGGACTCCGCGAAGCTCCTGGACTGCCTCAAGACCTACAAGGATGACACGCAGTTCGACCAGCGCTGCCATCTGGTTGTGGTCAATCGCATGATCGAACAGAACACGGATTTCCGCTTTAATCCCTCGCTGCAGAGTGCCTGTGGCAAGAACATTGATAGCTACTGCTCGCATATTGTGGCCAGTGCATTGCTCAACGAGGAGCTCAATGGAAAG GTCATCCATTGCCTGAAAGATAAGTTCCGTCAATCGGCGCTGGATGAGCCTTGCGCCCAGGAGATGATCAAGATTCTGCAGGAGCAGGCGCTCAATTACAAGCTTAATCCATTGCTCCAGGTGTTTTGCAAATCGGAGATCCAGGAGCTGTGCAAAGCCAACATGGATGCTGATGAGCATGGCCAGGTGGCCGAGTGCCTGAAGACGGCCTTCCTGCAGAAGCAGATCATCAACAGGCAGTGCCAGATGGAGGTGGCCACGCTTATAGCCGAGGCCAAGGCCGATATTCATGTGGATCCCATACTGGAGACTGCGTGCACAGTGGATCTGCTGAGATATTGCTCCAAGGTCTCCAGCGGCAACGGACGCA AGCTAAATTGCCTGCGCACGCTGCTGAAGGATACGCCCAACTCCTTGGACACAGACTGCCGCGAGAAGCTGCAGCGACGCATCGAAATGTTCCACAATGCGGACGATACGCTGGCGCTGCCGCCGGAGGACATGCAACAGCTAGTGCAGCAAGTGGTCGCGTCGCCGGCCCGCAAATTCTTCCTTGTGATATTGATGAGCGTCACGGGCCTGATCTTTCTGACGGGCATCTTCCTGGGACGAGCAACCAAACGTGCAATGGGCTTAAAGAATAAATAG
- the Est-Q gene encoding glutactin isoform X1, with protein sequence MRSRGVYVMLTFCGLVSAALAAWLLVSLVGAQVGAEESTAVVTVELANGQGKVLGNFDVTAFTDQRFMQFRGIPFAESPAGDLRFRPPVPRSSWSPHTASALHFAQRCPVITHMDGQTSDAKTEDCLNVSVYTKNLTAGQPVMFYIYGGGYYNGSAEDHPPHYLLEKDVVLVVPQYRVGALGWLSTFTEDMPGNAPIADILLALQWVQTHISLFGGDPQQVTIFGQSAGSGVASALLLSPRTEEHLFKRAIVQSGSIFARWAINSDPRAQATRICEKLLCSGCEQEDRLWVCLRNASVASILRATQAESFSPVVGDLLGILPQHPSELVKTYQRQIPLLTGFTEHDGSFILASYYDMIAAKLPNVSALTVREFSAGLMGMANDRTGLTDNLLYRLLFTPELLNSHDHKGALPAYFDLTSAYMKSPVIALATKLYAQQPSAPVYVYSFEYEGKYTRFGYEFGNDHYPFNGGVHHSNENLYLFATHPLVGQDSRMSQKMVELWTSFAIDGRPKELRPLSSPSGPYNRLALNITTGEDLLETLTSAIDDPDNGRLQRENVDF encoded by the exons ATGCGTAGCCGCGGCGTATACGTGATGTTAACATTCTGCGGATTAGTGAGCGCTGCACTGGCCGCTTGGCTGCTGGTCTCCCTTGTGGGTGCACAAGTGGGGGCTGAAGAGTCCACAGCGGTGGTGACCGTTGAATTGGCCAACGGGCAGGGCAAGGTGCTGGGCAATTTCGATGTGACGGCTTTCACAGATCAGAGATTTATGCAATTCCGCGGCATTCCATTTGCAGAGTCACCGGCGGGGGATCTGCGCTTTCGG CCACCTGTTCCGCGTTCGAGCTGGTCGCCCCATACCGCCAGTGCCCTCCACTTTGCGCAACGCTGTCCCGTGATAACGCACATGGATGGCCAGACGTCCGATGCTAAGACGGAGGACTGTCTCAATGTTTCCGTGTACACCAAAAAT CTCACAGCCGGGCAGCCAGTGATGTTCTACATCTACGGCGGCGGCTACTACAACGGTTCTGCCGAGGATCATCCTCCCCACTATTTGCTGGAGAAGGATGTGGTCCTGGTAGTGCCTCAGTACCGAGTGGGAGCCCTGGGCTGGCTGAGCACCTTCACGGAGGATATGCCCGGCAATGCGCCCATTGCGGATATCCTATTGGCCCTCCAGTGGGTGCAGACACATATCTCTCTGTTCGGTGGGGATCCACAGCAGGTGACCATCTTTGGCCAGAGCGCTGGCTCTGGGGTGGCCAGTGCCCTGCTGTTGAGTCCCCGCACCGAAGAGCATCTCTTCAAGCGAGCCATTGTCCAGTCGGGTTCGATCTTCGCCCGGTGGGCCATCAATAGCGATCCCCGTGCCCAGGCCACACGTATCTGTGAGAAACTGCTTTGCTCCGGATGCGAACAGGAGGATCGGCTGTGGGTTTGTTTGCGCAACGCTTCGGTCGCGAGTATCCTAAGGGCCACCCAGGCAGAGTCGTTCTCTCCAGTTGTGGGCGATTTACTGGGAATCCTGCCCCAGCATCCCAGTGAGCTGGTGAAAACCTACCAGCGGCAGATTCCACTGCTCACTGGCTTCACGGAACACGATGGCTCCTTCATCCTGGCCA GCTACTACGATATGATTGCCGCGAAGCTTCCAAATGTGAGTGCCCTAACGGTGCGCGAGTTCTCCGCGGGACTCATGGGAATGGCCAATGATAGGACCGGACTCACGGACAACCTGCTGTACCGTTTGCTCTTCACACCAGAGCTCCTCAACAGTCACGATCACAAGGGTGCGCTGCCCGCCTACTTCGAT CTTACGTCGGCCTACATGAAGTCGCCAGTGATAGCGCTGGCCACGAAACTCTACGCACAGCAGCCCTCGGCTCCCGTCTACGTGTACAGCTTCGAGTACGAGGGAAAGTACACCCGGTTTGGCTATGAGTTCGGCAACGACCACTACCCCTTCAATGGGGGAGTGCACCATTCCAATGAGAATCTGTATCTGTTCGCCACACATCCCCTGGTGGGGCAGGACTCGCGTATGTCCCAGAAAATGGTCGAATTGTGGACTTCGTTTGCCATTGATGGTAGGCCCAAGGAACTGCGACCCCTGTCTAGCCCCAGTGGACCCTACAATCGGCTGGCTCTGAACATAACGACAGGCGAGGATCTGCTGGAGACTCTCACGTCGGCCATCGATGATCCCGACAATGGGAGGCTGCAGCGTGAGAATGTGGACTTTTGA
- the Glg1 gene encoding Golgi apparatus protein 1 isoform X2 has product MKHLLVVLLAAAVAAAGDSSRHRRVAIDVDNKNAGAKEMHSIIDLPDCQDLKKFCTHQKSTDNLSMLECALTFSSSQLEALPETCQHALWMQQRQLQLPTWIENTLLPTYCPEERAKLETCLNSVYMWNCLEEQRLQLSQSNTCQQHLRSAYNALGHDYTNVDEFYVACSSLVEHHKCGRLNVEHLPSLLSQLGTVQCLRSTAQKSTIEPTCMSAMNAIELQRGMLELFRICSEDLASLCSQEQSGTPGAYKCLVRHQSHPSMTANCASQISKRDQQMGRDYRVSHGLAKACKDDIKLYHCRRGVSEDKHVRLAQILLCLETVSKNGTKLAPSCLVELTDHRRMLMTDYQLSPELLSDCADDIPKFCPEEHKAQLVNGLSGTGGEIIHCLLEHVKARRPQRRVTAQCQRALETLIKVSDAGEDWRVDPVLRRACKPVVDVACKDVEGGEARVMTCLVERIGTPSMLPECEQALLIIEYFVARDFKLDPQLYKHCRDDAVKYCRAKRQWDDIQNVQMDPERGPMILPCLHRMAFSEDEQQTLRKDCFKEVKRVMRQRAMSMDLIPEVEDYCLNDLSLFCAECVEKGSEMECLQKNMDQLQPECKTVVVKYTEEEAAHVELNPVIMNVCGEAMQQHCSAILKSGKDNGDMMDCLIAHKNDADLRKDLRCRAAIEHFQIISLKNFHFTTKFKEACRPFVQRFCSSSITKNDVVGCLSEVMRNDTIKAQRHQIPKECRHQVKSQLYQQRESIQLDPKLANACKRELEEFCGDQKGPGQALECLIKKTPSLGKTCHHAIFMIKKSELGDSGTDYTLLNTCKEMIYKFCPSTDSAKLLDCLKTYKDDTQFDQRCHLVVVNRMIEQNTDFRFNPSLQSACGKNIDSYCSHIVASALLNEELNGKVIHCLKDKFRQSALDEPCAQEMIKILQEQALNYKLNPLLQVFCKSEIQELCKANMDADEHGQVAECLKTAFLQKQIINRQCQMEVATLIAEAKADIHVDPILETACTVDLLRYCSKVSSGNGRKLNCLRTLLKDTPNSLDTDCREKLQRRIEMFHNADDTLALPPEDMQQLVQQVVASPARKFFLVILMSVTGLIFLTGIFLGRATKRAMGLKNK; this is encoded by the exons ATGAAACACTTGCTAGTGGTGCTGTTGGCGgcggcagtagcagcagccgGCGATTCGTCCCGCCATCGCCGCGTCGCCATTGACGTGGACAATAAGAATGCGGGGGCCAAGGAAATGCACAGCATCATCGATTTGCCAGATTGCCAGGATTTGAAGAAATTCTGCACCCACCAGAAGTCCACCGACAATCTGTCCATGCTGGAGTGTGCCCTCACGTTCAGTTCCAGCCAACTGGAGGCTCTTCCCGAAACCTGCCAGCATGCACTTTGgatgcagcagcggcagctgcagcttccCACATGGATAGAAAACACACTACTGCCCACATACTGTCCAGAGGAGCGGGCAAAGCTCGAGACCTGCCTGAACTCTGTGTACATGTGGAACTGCCTGGAGGAGCAGCGCCTGCAGCTCTCGCAGAGCAACACGTGCCAGCAGCATCTCCGGAGTGCCTACAATGCCCTGGGCCACGACTACACCAACGTGGATGAGTTCTACGTGGCCTGCAGCAGCCTCGTGGAACACCACAAATGCGGCCGCCTGAATGTCGAGCACCTGCCGTCGCTTCTGTCCCAGCTTGGAACGGTGCAGTGCCTCCGGTCGACTGCTCAGAAGTCCACCATTGAGCCCACTTGCATGTCCGCCATGAATGCCATCGAACTGCAGCGCGGAATGCTCGAATTGTTCAGGATCTGCTCGGAGGACCTCGCTTCGCTCTGTTCACAG GAGCAATCCGGAACGCCCGGAGCGTACAAGTGCCTGGTGCGGCACCAGAGCCATCCATCGATGACGGCTAACTGCGCGTCTCAGATCTCAAAGCGGGATCAGCAGATGGGCCGCGACTACCGCGTCTCGCACGGCCTGGCCAAGGCCTGCAAGGATGACATCAAGCTGTATCACTGCCGCCGCGGTGTATCCGAAGATAAGCATGTGCGCCTGGCCCAGATTCTGCTTTGTCTGGAGACCGTATCGAAGAACGGCACCAAGCTCGCGCCTTCCTGCCTCGTGGAGCTGACCGACCACCGCCGCATGCTGATGACAGACTACCAGTTGTCGCCGGAGCTGCTGAGTGACTGTGCCGACGACATACCCAAGTTCTGCCCGGAAGAGCACAAGGCCCAGCTGGTGAATGGCCTGTCCGGCACTGGCGGAGAGATTATCCACTGCCTGCTGGAGCATGTGAAGGCCAGGCGGCCGCAGAGGCGCGTCACGGCCCAATGTCAGCGCGCATTGGAGACTTTGATCAAGGTCAGCGATGCCGGCGAGGATTGGCGTGTGGACCCCGTGCTGAGGCGTGCCTGCAAGCCGGTGGTGGACGTGGCCTGCAAGGACGTGGAGGGTGGAGAAGCCCGGGTCATGACATGCCTCGTCGAACGCATCGGCACTCCCTCGATGCTGCCGGAGTGCGAGCAGGCCCTTCTCATCATCGAATACTTTGTGGCGCGCGACTTTAAGCTGGATCCGCAGCTGTACAAGCACTGCCGCGACGATGCCGTCAAGTATTGCCGGGCCAAGCGGCAGTGGGACGATATACAGAATGTGCAAATGGATCCGGAGCGCGGCCCTATGATACTGCCCTGTCTGCATCGCATGGCCTTCAGCGAGGACGAGCAGCAGACGCTGCGGAAGGACTGCTTCAAGGAGGTCAAGCGGGTGATGCGCCAGCGAGCCATGTCCATGGACCTCATACCCGAGGTGGAGGACTATTGCCTGAACGATCTTTCGCTCTTCTGTGCGGAGTGCGTGGAGAAGGGCAGCGAAATGGAGTGCCTGCAGAAGAACATGGACCAGCTGCAGCCGGAGTGCAAAACGGTTGTGGTCAAATACACAGAGGAGGAAGCAGCTCATGTCGAACTGAATCCCGTCATAATGAACGTCTGCGGCGAGGCCATGCAGCAGCACTGCTCGGCCATTCTCAAGAGTGGCAAGGATAATG GCGACATGATGGACTGCCTTATAGCGCACAAAAACGACGCCGATCTGCGCAAAGATCTGCGCTGCCGCGCCGCCATCGAACACTTTCAGATAATCTCGCTGAAGAACTTTCATTTCACGACCAAATTCAAGGAGGCCTGCCGTCCATTTGTTCAGCgcttctgctcctccagcaTCACCAAGAACGATGTGGTCGGCTGCCTCAGTGAGGTGATGCGCAACGATACAATCAAGGCGCAGCGCCACCAGATACCCAAGGAGTGCCGCCATCAGGTGAAGTCGCAGCTGTATCAGCAGAGGGAGAGCATCCAGCTGGATCCGAAGCTAGCGAATGCCTGCAAACGGGAACTGGAAGAGTTCTGTGGGGACCAAAAGGGTCCCGGTCAG GCCTTGGAGTGCCTTATCAAGAAGACCCCCAGCTTGGGCAAGACCTGCCATCACGCCATATTCATGATCAAGAAATCAGAGCTGGGCGACAGCGGCACCGACTACACGCTCCTCAACACGTGCAAGGAAATGATCTACAAGTTCTGCCCGAGCACGGACTCCGCGAAGCTCCTGGACTGCCTCAAGACCTACAAGGATGACACGCAGTTCGACCAGCGCTGCCATCTGGTTGTGGTCAATCGCATGATCGAACAGAACACGGATTTCCGCTTTAATCCCTCGCTGCAGAGTGCCTGTGGCAAGAACATTGATAGCTACTGCTCGCATATTGTGGCCAGTGCATTGCTCAACGAGGAGCTCAATGGAAAG GTCATCCATTGCCTGAAAGATAAGTTCCGTCAATCGGCGCTGGATGAGCCTTGCGCCCAGGAGATGATCAAGATTCTGCAGGAGCAGGCGCTCAATTACAAGCTTAATCCATTGCTCCAGGTGTTTTGCAAATCGGAGATCCAGGAGCTGTGCAAAGCCAACATGGATGCTGATGAGCATGGCCAGGTGGCCGAGTGCCTGAAGACGGCCTTCCTGCAGAAGCAGATCATCAACAGGCAGTGCCAGATGGAGGTGGCCACGCTTATAGCCGAGGCCAAGGCCGATATTCATGTGGATCCCATACTGGAGACTGCGTGCACAGTGGATCTGCTGAGATATTGCTCCAAGGTCTCCAGCGGCAACGGACGCA AGCTAAATTGCCTGCGCACGCTGCTGAAGGATACGCCCAACTCCTTGGACACAGACTGCCGCGAGAAGCTGCAGCGACGCATCGAAATGTTCCACAATGCGGACGATACGCTGGCGCTGCCGCCGGAGGACATGCAACAGCTAGTGCAGCAAGTGGTCGCGTCGCCGGCCCGCAAATTCTTCCTTGTGATATTGATGAGCGTCACGGGCCTGATCTTTCTGACGGGCATCTTCCTGGGACGAGCAACCAAACGTGCAATGGGCTTAAAGAATAAATAG